Proteins encoded in a region of the Pseudothermotoga elfii DSM 9442 = NBRC 107921 genome:
- a CDS encoding ABC transporter ATP-binding protein, with product MSKQILQVRNLKIYYSTLYGYVKAVDDVSFEVNRGEILGVAGESGCGKSTLGTGLIFLKPPMKYISGEALLDGKNIMGLPEKEMRKIRYEKISLIPQYAMDALNPTKKIRHIIRDILKEHRFTFESRRDIIQERLKIVNLNEKVIEMYPIELSGGMKQRLAMVIATLLNPEILIADEITSALDVSTQRAVLQMLYEMREKKIMGSLIFITHDLSVLKQIADRVLIMYAGKLAELSPIEDVIRKPLPPYAKLLLGSLPKIGVRYYQRKLKGIVGYPPNLLNIDSGCRFKDRCPMAFNKCEEDPPVFKIDSRKVACWLYEEGDKN from the coding sequence GTGTCAAAGCAAATATTGCAGGTGAGAAACCTTAAAATATATTACAGCACTCTCTATGGTTATGTGAAAGCTGTCGATGATGTTTCATTTGAGGTTAATCGCGGAGAAATTCTCGGTGTTGCGGGAGAATCTGGTTGTGGAAAATCCACACTTGGCACCGGGTTGATATTTTTGAAACCCCCCATGAAATACATTTCTGGAGAAGCGTTACTTGATGGAAAAAATATTATGGGGTTGCCTGAAAAAGAGATGAGAAAGATAAGGTACGAAAAAATTTCACTGATTCCACAATATGCCATGGATGCTTTGAACCCAACAAAGAAAATCAGGCACATCATAAGGGATATCCTTAAAGAACACAGATTTACCTTTGAATCCAGAAGAGATATAATCCAGGAAAGGCTTAAAATAGTAAACCTGAATGAAAAAGTCATAGAGATGTACCCGATAGAACTATCTGGTGGCATGAAACAAAGACTTGCAATGGTAATCGCCACATTGTTAAACCCGGAAATACTTATTGCAGACGAAATAACATCTGCTCTGGATGTAAGTACACAGCGTGCAGTTTTGCAGATGCTCTATGAAATGAGAGAGAAAAAAATCATGGGTTCGCTCATTTTCATAACCCATGACCTATCTGTTTTGAAGCAAATAGCAGATCGCGTCCTTATAATGTATGCAGGAAAATTAGCAGAGTTATCACCAATAGAAGATGTTATTCGAAAACCACTTCCCCCATACGCTAAGCTGTTACTTGGTTCACTGCCAAAAATAGGTGTTAGATACTATCAAAGGAAGCTTAAGGGTATAGTTGGTTATCCTCCAAATTTACTTAATATAGATTCAGGTTGCAGATTTAAAGACAGATGTCCTATGGCCTTCAACAAATGTGAAGAAGATCCACCTGTTTTCAAAATTGATAGTAGAAAGGTTGCCTGCTGGCTCTATGAAGAAGGTGATAAAAATTGA
- a CDS encoding ABC transporter ATP-binding protein has translation MTLLSVKNLVKEFPLDFFGREKLRAVDNISFDIDESKIVSLIGESGSGKTTVGKLILKLLKPTSGQILFHGEDIGKFSKNRKEYYKKVQGIFQDPYSSFNPIYKIDRVFEVVFDEFFPHVKNAQRKEKIEKVLTSVGMNPSQILGKYPHQLSGGQLQRILIARTLLLELNILIADEIISMLDASTRIDILNLLAKIKDKTGMSVIFITHDLSLGYYISDESFIMYRGNIVEMGDTQKVFHNPCHPYTKMLLESIPEIDRKWDFREHIKIETIEDESTGCKYFSRCNVREHRCQKQIPELIEIEENHKVMCFKFYG, from the coding sequence TTGACCCTGCTTTCAGTGAAAAATCTGGTGAAAGAATTCCCATTAGACTTTTTCGGAAGGGAAAAATTGAGGGCTGTAGACAATATTTCTTTTGACATAGACGAATCGAAGATCGTTTCTCTTATTGGTGAAAGTGGTAGCGGAAAAACAACAGTTGGAAAACTCATTCTAAAACTTCTTAAACCAACATCGGGTCAGATTCTTTTCCACGGAGAGGACATTGGCAAATTTTCGAAAAATCGCAAAGAATACTATAAAAAAGTTCAGGGCATATTTCAGGATCCATATTCTTCTTTCAATCCAATCTACAAAATAGATAGGGTTTTTGAAGTGGTCTTTGACGAATTTTTTCCACATGTGAAAAACGCACAGAGAAAAGAAAAAATAGAAAAAGTACTCACTTCTGTGGGCATGAACCCGTCTCAGATTCTCGGAAAATATCCACATCAACTGAGCGGAGGGCAGCTTCAAAGAATATTGATCGCACGAACTTTATTATTGGAACTTAATATTCTCATTGCCGATGAAATAATTAGCATGCTTGATGCTTCTACGAGAATCGATATATTGAATTTACTGGCGAAAATAAAGGATAAAACAGGTATGTCTGTAATCTTCATCACACATGATCTGTCACTCGGATATTACATAAGTGACGAATCTTTTATCATGTATAGAGGAAACATTGTCGAGATGGGAGACACACAAAAAGTTTTTCACAATCCATGCCATCCATACACTAAAATGCTTCTTGAATCAATTCCAGAAATAGACAGAAAATGGGACTTTCGAGAACATATCAAAATAGAAACTATTGAAGATGAATCAACAGGATGCAAATATTTCTCCAGATGCAATGTAAGAGAACATAGATGTCAAAAACAAATACCAGAGTTGATTGAAATAGAGGAAAATCACAAAGTTATGTGCTTCAAGTTTTATGGTTGA
- a CDS encoding glycoside hydrolase family 36 protein: MEMFSSRIREGNFVLNEKNYSIKWTTKQIENGWKITGFIKGKPGRIEFFKTYSSKKILINNWQSWGPCKVINTDHLKLPRQIDDNWQYTTSLFPDIFEKQIQSDYFILEENKLYGFLSSRIAHPFFTVQKNAMTAYIDYFDAVFDEYVPLETFVILEGADESFLLEKYGELIAKENNVSIRKQSIIGWCSWYQYFLNLTWQEILKNINLASNYPFEVFQIDDGYEKDIGDWLIVKDGFPQLYQMAETIAKSGMKPGIWIAPFCVSESSSISQNHPDWLVKEEERPKVAFRNWDHQIFSLDLSKSEVKKWLYELFSTLRKMGYLYFKIDFLFSGAIPGKRHNGSTPIQVFREGLEVIRKAVKDAFILGCGSPLLPAVGFVDGMRVGPDTTPFWGENVPDEGAPAAKWSLRNAITRHFMHRKLWLNDPDCLLLRSEQTSLTLNERELYAYTCGVLDNIIVVSDDLSLIDDQSKEILNKTLRLISGSAFVKNIMSTDGYEIISRGTKSGDVKLFVDLEKRIFSLEIKTER; this comes from the coding sequence ATGGAGATGTTCAGCAGCAGAATAAGGGAAGGTAATTTTGTACTGAATGAGAAGAATTATTCAATAAAATGGACTACTAAACAGATTGAAAATGGATGGAAAATAACAGGATTCATCAAAGGAAAACCCGGGAGAATTGAATTCTTCAAAACCTATTCTTCGAAAAAAATTTTGATAAACAACTGGCAATCATGGGGGCCATGTAAAGTGATCAATACAGACCATCTTAAGTTGCCAAGACAGATAGATGATAACTGGCAATACACTACCTCCCTGTTTCCAGATATCTTTGAGAAACAAATTCAAAGCGACTATTTCATACTCGAAGAAAATAAACTGTACGGCTTTCTCAGTTCAAGAATTGCCCACCCATTTTTCACAGTTCAGAAAAATGCTATGACAGCCTATATAGACTACTTCGATGCAGTATTTGATGAATACGTTCCTTTAGAAACATTCGTTATTCTGGAAGGTGCTGATGAATCTTTTTTATTGGAGAAATACGGTGAACTCATTGCAAAAGAAAACAATGTTTCTATTAGAAAACAAAGCATAATAGGATGGTGCAGCTGGTATCAGTATTTTTTGAATCTGACATGGCAGGAAATATTGAAAAATATAAACCTTGCCTCAAATTATCCTTTCGAGGTTTTCCAGATAGATGATGGTTATGAAAAAGATATAGGAGATTGGTTAATAGTAAAAGACGGCTTTCCTCAACTTTATCAAATGGCAGAAACTATAGCAAAAAGTGGGATGAAACCGGGCATCTGGATAGCACCGTTTTGCGTTTCAGAAAGCTCAAGCATTTCTCAAAACCATCCAGACTGGCTTGTAAAAGAGGAGGAGCGGCCGAAAGTAGCTTTCAGAAACTGGGACCATCAAATATTCTCCTTGGATCTTTCTAAAAGTGAAGTAAAAAAATGGCTTTACGAATTATTTTCAACACTGAGAAAAATGGGGTACCTCTATTTCAAAATAGATTTTCTTTTCTCAGGGGCAATTCCTGGAAAAAGGCATAATGGATCAACTCCAATACAAGTATTTAGAGAAGGACTTGAGGTTATAAGAAAAGCAGTAAAAGATGCTTTCATTCTCGGCTGTGGATCACCACTTCTACCGGCTGTTGGATTTGTGGATGGCATGAGAGTAGGTCCCGACACAACACCTTTCTGGGGGGAAAATGTACCAGATGAGGGTGCTCCAGCTGCAAAATGGTCCTTGAGAAATGCAATAACAAGGCATTTCATGCACAGAAAACTCTGGTTGAATGACCCGGATTGTCTTTTGCTCCGTAGCGAACAAACCAGCTTAACACTCAACGAAAGAGAGCTGTATGCCTACACGTGCGGTGTACTTGACAACATAATCGTAGTAAGTGATGATTTATCTCTGATTGATGATCAAAGCAAAGAAATCCTCAACAAAACTTTGAGATTAATATCCGGGAGTGCGTTTGTGAAAAACATTATGTCTACAGATGGTTATGAAATCATCTCACGTGGTACTAAATCAGGTGATGTGAAGCTCTTTGTGGATCTGGAAAAAAGAATATTTTCCCTTGAAATAAAAACAGAGAGGTGA
- a CDS encoding glycoside hydrolase family 1 protein, which translates to MFGKDFLFGVSISGFQFEMGDEKSIDPNTDWFAWIHDELNQLNYVVSEDCVENGVNYWSRYEEIHKLCEECGLNSIRIGIEWSRIFPRPTFDTRSDQLQSIADMKAVEHYREIVTDARKKGLRVILNLNHFTLPIWLHDPIYVNRNCDFSKNGWINDKSVEEFSKYAEFCVKCFDDLCDMYSTMNEPNIVAQLGYLSRNSGFPPSIMSVEFYKKAIENQIKAHKSAYNKMKQLTEKPVGIIYATIWYEGDESAEEAMKFANWYFLDEAMKYSDFLGANYYTRAVVKKRKPCELNGLKITWKTVRGFGQSCKQNSRSFDGHLTTDNGWEIYPEGLEKILIACWQKYKKPIYITENGVADIKDIYRPYYIVSHLSVIEKLIENGLDIKGYLHWSITDNFEWALGYSMRFGLIHVDFADGSLTPRPSYFLYSKIIEKNTAHTFKKLLEIWG; encoded by the coding sequence ATGTTTGGTAAAGATTTTCTTTTCGGTGTTTCTATATCCGGATTTCAATTTGAAATGGGCGATGAAAAATCCATAGATCCAAATACCGATTGGTTTGCCTGGATTCATGATGAATTGAATCAGTTAAATTACGTGGTAAGTGAAGATTGTGTTGAAAATGGAGTCAATTATTGGTCAAGATATGAAGAAATTCACAAATTATGTGAAGAATGCGGATTAAATTCAATACGAATTGGCATAGAATGGTCGAGAATTTTTCCCCGGCCAACCTTTGACACAAGAAGTGACCAACTCCAATCAATCGCTGATATGAAGGCAGTTGAGCATTACAGAGAAATCGTGACAGATGCCAGAAAAAAAGGGCTAAGAGTAATTTTAAATTTAAATCATTTTACTCTTCCCATATGGTTGCATGATCCAATTTACGTAAATCGAAACTGTGATTTCTCCAAAAATGGGTGGATTAATGATAAATCGGTGGAAGAATTTTCTAAGTATGCAGAGTTCTGTGTGAAATGTTTCGATGATCTGTGTGATATGTACAGTACAATGAATGAGCCAAACATAGTTGCGCAGCTTGGATATCTTTCAAGAAACTCTGGCTTTCCGCCATCAATAATGAGTGTGGAGTTTTACAAAAAGGCTATCGAAAACCAGATAAAAGCCCACAAATCAGCATATAACAAAATGAAGCAACTCACTGAAAAACCTGTCGGAATAATATACGCAACAATATGGTACGAAGGAGATGAATCAGCTGAGGAAGCTATGAAATTTGCCAACTGGTATTTTCTCGATGAAGCCATGAAATATTCCGATTTCTTAGGGGCAAATTATTACACCAGAGCTGTTGTGAAAAAAAGAAAACCATGCGAATTGAACGGATTAAAGATCACCTGGAAAACAGTTCGGGGATTTGGGCAAAGCTGCAAGCAAAATTCGAGATCATTTGATGGACATCTAACAACGGATAATGGATGGGAAATATATCCTGAGGGGCTTGAAAAGATTCTAATTGCATGCTGGCAAAAATACAAAAAACCAATTTATATTACTGAAAATGGCGTTGCTGATATAAAAGATATTTATAGGCCTTACTATATCGTTTCGCACCTAAGTGTAATAGAGAAACTTATTGAAAATGGGCTGGATATAAAAGGATATCTTCACTGGTCAATTACCGATAATTTTGAATGGGCATTGGGTTACAGCATGCGATTTGGACTCATTCATGTGGACTTTGCCGATGGTTCATTGACACCTCGCCCAAGCTATTTTTTGTACAGCAAAATCATTGAGAAAAATACAGCACACACATTTAAAAAACTGCTTGAAATATGGGGGTAG
- a CDS encoding LacI family DNA-binding transcriptional regulator produces the protein MITIKDVAKYAGVSIATVSRVINGSNRVSEEVRKKVLKAIRELGYKPKPHYSLNGELLRTIGVLLPDLGGYHYSEILSGIEEYAFENNFDVMVSLTRNVPDIEKEILDEYFRRKVDGVIVCTLRSDEKLLEKFVNSGVPVVAVDSRIDELRADSVNIDNFSGAYHVMRYLYEHHHKKILYVPGPSNVYASYEREKGIEKFLSKYRDVEFSSCNIRGFNPDTGYTGVKNNLKKYGKNFTAIFSVNDYVALGVITALNEAGLKIPEDVSLISFDDAPFASYTVPPLTTVSQPRWQMGRIGARILIEKLSNQLKKILRTVVLPTHIVERKSVSTI, from the coding sequence ATGATAACAATCAAAGACGTTGCAAAATATGCAGGGGTTTCAATAGCAACCGTTTCAAGAGTAATAAATGGGAGCAACAGAGTCTCTGAAGAGGTTAGGAAAAAAGTACTGAAGGCAATACGCGAGCTTGGATACAAGCCAAAACCGCATTATAGCCTAAATGGCGAACTTCTCAGAACCATAGGTGTACTTCTTCCGGATTTGGGGGGTTATCACTATTCAGAAATTCTCAGCGGAATCGAAGAATATGCCTTTGAAAACAATTTTGACGTTATGGTTTCATTGACAAGAAATGTGCCAGACATAGAAAAGGAAATACTTGACGAGTATTTCAGGAGGAAAGTCGATGGTGTTATCGTATGCACTCTCAGGAGTGATGAAAAATTACTTGAAAAATTCGTGAATAGCGGTGTTCCTGTGGTAGCAGTAGATTCCAGAATAGATGAATTGAGGGCCGATTCAGTTAATATAGATAATTTCAGTGGGGCATATCACGTTATGAGATATCTATATGAGCATCATCACAAGAAAATTCTCTACGTGCCTGGTCCTTCAAATGTTTACGCTTCCTATGAGCGGGAAAAGGGCATAGAAAAATTTCTCTCCAAATATAGAGATGTCGAGTTTTCAAGTTGCAACATACGTGGATTCAATCCGGACACAGGTTACACAGGGGTGAAAAATAATCTGAAGAAATACGGTAAAAATTTCACCGCCATTTTTTCTGTGAACGATTATGTCGCCCTTGGGGTAATAACAGCTTTGAACGAGGCAGGGTTGAAAATACCAGAAGATGTTTCTTTAATATCCTTTGACGATGCCCCTTTTGCCTCTTACACAGTTCCTCCTCTGACAACTGTTTCTCAGCCACGCTGGCAAATGGGTCGAATTGGTGCACGCATATTGATTGAAAAATTGAGTAATCAGCTGAAAAAAATCCTTCGTACGGTAGTCCTTCCAACCCACATTGTAGAAAGAAAATCAGTTTCAACAATATGA
- a CDS encoding metal-sensing transcriptional repressor — MHKHQNVMKDLKIAEGQLRAVINMIEEDRYCIDISKQILATIALLKKVNTSVLKNHIETCVKQAVESGKIEEKLEELELILNYMEKSF; from the coding sequence ATGCACAAACATCAAAATGTTATGAAAGATCTAAAAATTGCTGAAGGTCAACTCAGAGCTGTCATAAATATGATTGAGGAAGATAGATACTGCATAGATATATCCAAACAAATTCTCGCAACTATTGCCCTGCTCAAAAAAGTCAACACATCTGTTCTAAAAAATCACATAGAAACTTGTGTTAAACAAGCCGTCGAAAGCGGAAAAATTGAAGAAAAACTTGAAGAACTTGAATTGATCCTCAATTACATGGAAAAGAGTTTCTGA
- a CDS encoding class II glutamine amidotransferase, producing MIDVCRMIGFSFKSERSIDDFFAHLQNMAKNGKFAPHDHGWGIYALNGENVVYHRSQRPIFDDTFPSLKLNAGIIHARKASEHLPVSILQVHPFIDNCGKAFCHNGTIYDIPFHFIESDTYSYFFKIRQFNSYEELLEKIAYVAQNFKHTGMNFLMMNKNDLLVYCGYSTNADYYTLWYNDKNGFVVCSEPMNNDYVPMENKTMFVVKDGRIVRKLSI from the coding sequence GTGATAGATGTGTGCAGAATGATTGGATTTTCCTTCAAGAGCGAAAGATCTATAGATGATTTTTTTGCGCACCTTCAAAATATGGCAAAAAATGGAAAATTTGCGCCACACGATCATGGATGGGGAATTTACGCCCTGAACGGTGAAAATGTTGTCTATCACAGGTCACAAAGGCCCATCTTCGATGATACCTTTCCTTCCTTGAAACTGAACGCAGGTATAATCCATGCAAGAAAGGCTTCTGAGCATCTCCCGGTGAGTATATTGCAAGTTCATCCTTTTATAGACAATTGTGGAAAGGCTTTCTGTCATAATGGAACTATATACGACATACCGTTTCATTTCATCGAAAGTGATACATATTCCTATTTTTTTAAAATTAGACAGTTTAATTCCTACGAAGAGCTTTTAGAAAAAATAGCATACGTGGCCCAAAATTTCAAACATACCGGCATGAATTTTCTAATGATGAATAAAAATGATTTGCTTGTCTATTGTGGTTACAGCACGAATGCAGATTATTACACGCTCTGGTACAACGATAAGAATGGATTTGTAGTATGCTCAGAACCAATGAACAATGATTATGTCCCGATGGAAAACAAAACGATGTTCGTGGTGAAGGATGGAAGAATAGTAAGAAAATTGAGCATATAA
- the pruA gene encoding L-glutamate gamma-semialdehyde dehydrogenase has protein sequence MKWIISKPVSEMRNIITYSEGSKEREQLVREINAIKTQTIDIPVVIGGEEIFTDDVVEIRSPHDHNLVLARAHLAGERELKKAIEVSLDSHEQWAELDWYHRVSIFMKAAELLSGPERFKTIAAIMMNHSKNPFEAEIDLIELCDFYRFNAYYANFIYEQQPDQETGELNRLDYRPLEGFVCAITPFNFFSIAGNLPSSPAMMGNTVIWKPATSTIFSNYYIVRVLEKAGLPEGIINFVPFRSKNAHILLKNSNLAGIHFTGSYETFIDIWKTVGENIVNYKNFPKLVGETGGKDFIFVHKSAEIEEVGTSIIRGAFESQGQKCSAVSRVYVPESFWPDLRNFLVEKLGKIKYGPVDDFENFMGAVIDQSAYKRAVLYIEYAREHQDEYEFIYGGNFDDSKGWFIQPTVIKTSNPRGKLMVEEIFAPIVTVYVYSDDDYEETLKLCENSTPFGLTGAIFSKDRYAIALAEKILRYAAGNFYINDKPTGAIVSRQPFGGARASGTNDKAGSWINLLRWITPRTIKENLKQIKMP, from the coding sequence ATGAAATGGATTATTTCCAAACCAGTCAGTGAAATGAGGAACATAATTACTTACTCTGAGGGCAGTAAAGAAAGAGAACAACTTGTAAGAGAAATCAATGCTATAAAAACGCAGACAATTGATATCCCGGTTGTAATTGGTGGTGAGGAAATATTCACAGATGACGTTGTAGAAATCAGATCTCCACATGATCACAACCTTGTCCTTGCAAGAGCTCATCTGGCAGGCGAAAGAGAATTGAAAAAGGCAATAGAAGTTTCTCTCGATTCACATGAGCAATGGGCTGAGTTAGATTGGTATCACAGAGTTTCGATATTCATGAAGGCAGCAGAACTGCTGTCCGGTCCAGAAAGATTCAAAACGATAGCGGCAATCATGATGAACCATTCTAAAAATCCATTTGAAGCGGAGATAGATTTGATAGAACTCTGCGATTTTTACAGATTCAACGCTTATTATGCAAATTTTATTTACGAACAACAACCTGATCAAGAAACCGGGGAACTCAATCGTTTAGATTACAGGCCACTTGAAGGTTTTGTGTGTGCCATAACGCCCTTCAACTTTTTCTCTATAGCGGGAAATTTGCCTTCATCTCCCGCAATGATGGGAAATACAGTTATCTGGAAACCCGCAACCTCGACCATTTTCAGCAATTATTACATAGTCAGAGTTCTTGAAAAAGCTGGTTTGCCTGAGGGAATAATAAATTTTGTTCCATTCAGGAGCAAAAATGCACATATACTGTTGAAAAATTCTAATCTTGCTGGAATTCATTTCACTGGAAGTTACGAAACTTTTATCGATATATGGAAAACCGTGGGAGAAAATATTGTAAACTATAAGAATTTTCCAAAACTTGTTGGTGAAACTGGCGGAAAGGATTTCATATTTGTCCACAAAAGTGCAGAGATTGAAGAAGTTGGTACAAGCATAATAAGAGGCGCTTTCGAATCACAGGGGCAGAAATGTTCAGCTGTTTCCAGAGTATATGTTCCAGAAAGTTTCTGGCCGGATTTACGAAATTTTCTGGTAGAAAAGCTCGGCAAGATTAAATACGGCCCTGTTGACGATTTTGAGAACTTCATGGGAGCTGTGATTGATCAATCAGCTTACAAAAGGGCTGTTTTATACATAGAGTATGCCAGAGAACATCAAGATGAATACGAATTTATCTATGGAGGAAACTTTGATGATTCAAAAGGGTGGTTCATACAACCAACGGTCATAAAGACCAGTAATCCTCGTGGAAAGCTCATGGTTGAAGAAATATTTGCACCAATAGTTACTGTATATGTTTATTCCGATGATGATTATGAAGAAACATTAAAATTATGCGAAAATAGTACACCTTTTGGCCTAACTGGTGCCATTTTTTCAAAAGATAGATACGCCATAGCTCTCGCTGAAAAAATACTGCGATATGCTGCAGGAAATTTCTACATAAATGATAAGCCCACAGGTGCAATAGTGTCTCGCCAACCTTTTGGTGGTGCGAGAGCTTCAGGAACAAATGACAAAGCTGGTTCATGGATAAATTTGCTGAGATGGATCACACCACGAACAATAAAAGAAAATCTCAAGCAAATCAAAATGCCGTGA